Genomic window (Streptomyces clavuligerus):
GGGCCGTGAACGGCTGGCAGATCAGGGCCAGCGGAGACGGCGAGGAGCCCGCCGCCGGGGGTGTGCCCAGTGCGGTCCCCACCGTGGGGAGGCAGCCCGCGGTGCCCGCGCCCACCGGGACGACCGTGGTCAGGAACTCCTGTTCGTCCCAATCCCGGTTGACGATCCGCAGGGTGAACGCGCCCGTCCGGGGCAGGTCGCACCAGCCGTTGTCGCCCCAGGCCGTGCCGTCCGAGCAGTTCAGCGCGGTCTCGCCGTCGAAGACCTGGAGATGGCCGAGACCGGGGGCGCCGCCCAGCAGGACCCGGTGCATCCCGGCGCGCTCGGCGGTGAAGACGAAGCAGGCGTTGCCGTAGCCGGGCACGCTCACCCGGCCGACGGCGGAGCCGGGGTCGCCGAAGGAGGCGAGGGGAAGCGCGGCGCACTCCGCGGGAGCGGGCACCCCTTCGGCCTCCGCCCGCGCCAGCGCCTTCGCCCCGGACTCCTTGAGCCGGGCGGCACGCTCCTGCGCGGCCTTCCGCCGCTTCCCGTCGGCCTTCCCGGCCTGCTGCTCCTTCTTCTGCTCGGCCTGCTTCTTCTCGCCCCTCGCCCTGGCCTCCGGATCGGCGTCCGTGGGCACCGCGGTCCGGCCCGACGGACCCGAGGACTCCGGGACGGGGACGGGGGCGGCCCCGGCCGCGTACGCGGTGCCCGCCGTCGCCAACGGCAGCAGCAGGGAGACCAGAACGGACAGAGCGAGCAGAAGCGCGGTGTACGCCGCGGGTCTCGCGGCCGTACCCGGTTGACGGAACATCGATTCCCCCAGGAATACATATCGACGAAACACATATCGACGGAGCTGAGTTGGGACGAGCGGAGACGTCCGAACGCGCTCGCGGGGCAGCGGGCCGCCGCGGCGCACATCTGTGCGAGGCGTGAGAGCTGTCGTGATAGTCCCACAGGGGTACGACAGTCGGGCAGACATATCCCGCGATACGCGCGCTGACCGGCGCGGCGGTCGATGTGCCGCTCTTCGGGCGGGAGGGGTGCCGGTCCGCCGGGGCTGATGCCCGCTCGTCGTCCGGGCCGGTCTTCGGCGGGGCGCTCCCCATAGGAGTGACCGACAGTGTACGGAAGTTGACGGACTGTCGGTCGAGGTGGCTGCCGCGGGGTAGGGTGCTGACTGCGCCTCGCGGCGCGCCTCCCCTCATGGAATCAGTCCGGGCCCCTTCCCCTCGGGGCCCGGCCCGAGTCCGAAGAAAGGGTCGTCGTCCGGGATATCGGCGGCCGATTCTGAGGGGAGGCGCCCATGGGGCGTCGCGGAAAGCCGAAGCCGACTCTGCGGCAGCGCGTCGAGGACCTGCTGGTCCGTATGGCGTGGAAGCTGGGGAGGTGGTTCAAGGGCTGACCTGAGCCTCCACATACGAGGCTCAGGCCGAGGCCCTCGGTTTGACGCGGGGCCCCTGTCCTGGAAATCCCGTCCAGGGCGGGGGCCCTCTCCCCTGGGGGAGGTGGTTCAAGGGCTGACCTGAGCCTCGCTATATGAGGCTCAGGCCGAGGCCCTCGGTTTGACGCGGGGCTCCCGTTCTGGATATCCGGTCCAGAGCAAGGCCCTCACTCAAGGTACACGGCTACCCGCGCCGATGGCGACACGAACGCCGGGTGACACGTCCGCCGTTGACACATCCGGCGGCCGGGTCGGTCAGTGCGCGTTCTCGGTGGGGCGGATGCCCCGGGGAATCCACGCCCACACGGCCGCCGCCGCGGCCAGCGCCAGGACGCCGCCCAGGGCGAACGCGGGCGTCATACCGTGGGTGAAGGCCCGGGCCACCTGCTCCAGGAGGGAGGCGCCGTCCGTGCCGCCGAGTTCCTGGGCGATATACGCGGCCTCGCCCACCGAGTCCCGCGCCGCCTCGGGGACGGAGGCCGGCAGATCGCTCCGGTACAGGGCTCCGGCCAGCGAGCCGAGAGAGGCCACACCCAGCGCGGCCCCGAGTTCGTAACAGGTCTCCTCGATCGCGGCGGCGCCGCTGACGTGCTCCGTGGGGGTCGCGGCCATCAGCGTCACCGAGGCCACCGTCATCGCCACCCCGGAGCCGAGGCCGATCAGCGCCAGCGCGGTCGCCACGACCGGGTAGCCCAGGTGTCCGTCACCGTCCTGGGCCAGCCAGGGCAGGGCGAGCCCGGCGGCCATCGCCACCAGACCCGTTCCCATGACATGCCGGATCGGCAGGGTCCGCATCAGCGCCGGGGCGAGCAGCGAGGCGACCATCAGGGCCAGTGGCGCGGGCAGTACCCGCAGGCCCGCCTGGAGCGGCGAGTAGCCCTGGGCGTACTGGAACCACTGGGTGAGCAGGAACAGCACGGCGCCGAGCGCGATCATGCCCAGGAAGAGCGCCAGGGCCGAGACGCTGAAGGCGCGGCTGGTGAACAGGCGCACCTGGAGCAGCGGGTGGGCCAGCCGGAGCTGACGGCGGACGAACAGGGTCAGCACCACGGCGGCGATCGCCAGCAGCAGCCACGGCAGGGGAGTGTTCAGCCCGCTCTTGCCGAGCTGCTTGATACCGGCGGCCAGGGCGATCATGCCGACGACGGACTGGACGACACCGGTCCAGTCCCAGCGCTCGGCGCTCGGCGCGAACGACTCCGGCAGCAGCCAGGCGCCGAATCCGATCACGGCCAGTGCGATGGGGATGTTCAGCAGGAACGCGGAGGTCCAGCCGTGGTTCTCCACCAGGAGCCCGCCCACGACCGGCCCCAGTGCCATGCCGCCGCCCATGACGGCGGCCCATACCGCGTACGCGAACGCCCGCTCACGGGCGTCGGTGAAGACATGCCGGAGGATCGACAGTGTGGCGGGCATGATCGCGGCGCCGCCGACGCCGAGCAGCGCCCGGGCGGCGATCACATGCCATGCCTCGGTGGCGAACACCGCGCCGAGCGAGGCCGCGGCGAACAGCGCGAAGCCGGACAGCAGCAGCCGTTTGCGGCCCCATCGGTCACCCAGGGCACCCGCCGTGACCAGCAGTCCGGACAGGGCCAGCGCATAGGCGTCGATGATCCACAGCTGTTCGACGGACCCCGGCTGGAGATCGGCGACCAGGGAGGGGAACGCGACGTTGAGGATCGTGGTGTCCATGGCGATCAGCAGCAGGCTGCCGGAGAGGATCGTGAGGACGATCCAGCGGCGCGCGTGGACACGGTCCGCGTCCGGGATTGCGGCGGGGCGGTACATGGAGGGCTCCCAAAGAAGACGCGAATGATACGTGCATGTCTGAGGTGAGACATCAATGTATCATTTTTCGCCGAGTGCACAGCAGGGGTCCTGATGGGTTGGCCGTGCTTCCGGTCAAACCCAACCGGTGAACCTCAGCCGGGGCGCAGCCGTGGGAGTGGGCGCGGGGCACTCGTTCCTCAAGGTCGGGCAGGCGCACGCCGTGCTTTTTGGCCAGATGAACGGGCGTAATGAACTGATATGACCTGTCTGGGGTAATGACTCGCGCCTTGCCGCGGCTGGTCATCGACCACAGCATGGGCCAACCCGCATGCGTTCCCCCGAAGCACCGGCCATCAGGGAGCGTCCGTGCCGTCCGCGCCCAGCGCGTATGACGTCGGGCGACCTGGAATCGAAAGAAGGTCACAGCGATGCGCAAGATGAAGAAGGGTGCCGCGGCACTGGCCACCGGTCTGCTGGCCCTGTCCGGCGGAATGGCTCTGCTGAGCCCCGCCACGGCCTCCGCCGCCCCGGCCACGCCCACCGCCACGCCCGCCGCCGCACCCGCCGCGGCGAAGGGGCGCTGCACCACCAAGGGCTGGGAGTGGGTCCACGGCAACCGGGTCTACGCCACCTGTCTGGACACCATGGTGAACGTCCGGGTGTTCTGTTCCAACGGTGGCAACTACCAGAGCAACCCGGCCTGGAAGCGCGAGAACAACGAGGTCAGCTGCCCCTCGGGGACCAACGTCCTCTCCTACACGACCGCCTACCGCAGCTGACCCCTCTCCGGGGGACGCCGCTGCCGGCGTCCCCCGGACCGCACCACCGCGGCGGCCCCGCTCCGAACGGGGCCGACATGTATATGCGCCGCTGGCACGACCTCCCCCTGAAGGCACATGTGATCGGAGCGACAGGAACCATCGGCAACGCGGACGCGGATGCGCTGACAGCCCCCGCCACCCGCCCTAGACAGCAGGACGCGACCCTCGTCACGGGCCGCGTCAGGAGGTACCGACGTGCAGACCTTCATTGATCATGCTCGTTCCTTCGGCCGTTCGGCAGGCCGCTCGGAGGAGCTGGCCGCCCTCGCGCGGGGCCAGGCCCCGCAGGCTCTCTTCATCACATGCTCGGACTCCCGGGTGATCCCCTCGCTGATCACGGGCGCCCGTCCGGGGGAGCTGTTCGAGCTGCGGACGGCGGGCAGTATCGTTCCTCCTTACGCTCCGGGCCGTCCGTCGGCGGAGGCCGCGACGGTGGAGTACGCCGTCGATGTGCTCGGTGTGCGTGACATCGTGGTGTGCGGTCATTCCCACTGCGGCGCGGTGGGTGCGCTGGTGCGCGGGGACGACCTGACAGCGGTGCCGGCGGTGCGGGAGTGGCTGGCGCACGCGGCCGACGGACCGGGTTCGCCGGGTGGGCCGGGTGGTGGGGACGACCCTGCGGTGGAGCGGGCGGTGCAGCACCATGTGCTGACGCAGGTGCTGCGGCTGCGCTCGTACCCGTGCGTCGAACGGCACGAGGTGCGGCTGCACGGCTGGTACTACGAGGTCCACACCGGAACCGTGCTCGCCCACCAGGGCGGCAGCGACATGTTCGAGGCGCTGTGAGCAGCGGCGTGAAAGACCCGCAGTCGGCACCCCGTCCCTCGGAGTCCGCACCCCGTTCCTCCGGGAGGGCGTGGGGGCGGTTGGCGGTGCCGCGTGAGGATGTCGGGGCCTCGTTGGTGGTGTTCCTGGTGGCGCTGCCGTTGTGTGTGGGGGTCGCGGTCGCGTCGGGTGTTCCGGCGGAGCTGGGTCTGATCACGGGGATCGTGGGCGGTCTGGTCACGGGGCTGCTGCCGGGTTCCACGCTCCAGGTCTCCGGCCCCGCCGCCGGGCTGACGGTCCTGGTCTTCGAGGCGGTGCAGGCCCACGGGCTGCCGATGCTCGGGGTGATCGTCCTCGCGGCCGGGCTGCTCCAGCTGCTCATGGGCGCCCTGCGGCTGGGCCGCTGGTTCCGCGCGACCTCGGTCGCGGTCGTGGAGGGCATGCTCGCGGGCATCGGACTCGTCATCATCGCCGGACAGCTCTACGCACTGTCCGGCCAACAGGCCCCCGCCTCCGGCCTGGGCAAACTCGCCGGACTGCCGCAGGCCGCCGCCGGTGCCCTGGCCTCGCCGCAGGCGGTGGCGTCCCTGGCCCTGGGCGTGGGAACCCTGCTGATCCTGACGGGCTGGAAACGGCTGCCCGGCCGTCTGCGCGCGATACCTGCCGCGCTCGGCGCGGTGGTGCTGGCGACAGCCGCCTCCTACCTGCTGTCCCTGCCGGTGGCGACGGTGGAGATCCAGGGGCTGCTGGACGCCGTCCACCTGCCCGGCGCGGATACGTTCGGCGGGCTGCTGAGCGTCGGGGTCATCGGGACCGTGCTCGCCTTCACCCTGATCGCCTCCGCCGAGAGCCTGTTCTCCGCCGCCGCCGTCGACCGCCTCCACGACGGCCCGCGCACCCGCTACGACCAGGAACTCATGGCCCAGGGCGCGGGCAACACCGTCTGCGGCCTCCTCGGCGCCCTGCCCATGACCGCCGTCATCGTCCGCAGCTCCGCCAACGTCCAAGCAGGCGCCAAAACCCGCGCCTCCCGCGTCCTCCACGGCATCTGGCTCCTCCTCTTCGCCGCGGTCCTCCCCGCCGCCCTGGCCCTGATCCCCCTGCCCGCCCTCGCAGCCGTCCTCGTCCACGCCGGCTGGAAACTCCTGCCCCTGCGACAATTCGTGTCCATGTGGCGCGAACACCGGGGCGAGGCACTGATCCTGCTGGCCACCGCGGTCTCGATCGTCGCGGTCAACATGTTCGAAGGCGTCCTCATCGGACTCGCCCTCTCGGTGGTCAAGACCGCATGGGAGGCATCCGCGGTGAAGCTGCGCGTCCTGGACCCCGCACCCGGTGAGGACGACCAGCCCGACGCCCAGGCCCCGATCCGGGTCCAGCTCAGCGGCAACGCCACCTTCCTGCGACTCCCCAAGATCCTGGACAGCCTGGAAGCCCTCCCCCCGGGCCACCCGGTCGAACTCGACCTCACCCGCCTCCACCACGTCGACCACGCCTGCCGCGTCGCCCTCCACAACTGGGCCACAGGCCACACCGCCCCCCACGACCCACCCGTACACGTCAAACAACCCGTACTCACCTGACGGCCCCACCACCCCGCACCGAACACCCGGCCCCGCCCCCCGGCCCACCGACCA
Coding sequences:
- a CDS encoding MFS transporter; amino-acid sequence: MYRPAAIPDADRVHARRWIVLTILSGSLLLIAMDTTILNVAFPSLVADLQPGSVEQLWIIDAYALALSGLLVTAGALGDRWGRKRLLLSGFALFAAASLGAVFATEAWHVIAARALLGVGGAAIMPATLSILRHVFTDARERAFAYAVWAAVMGGGMALGPVVGGLLVENHGWTSAFLLNIPIALAVIGFGAWLLPESFAPSAERWDWTGVVQSVVGMIALAAGIKQLGKSGLNTPLPWLLLAIAAVVLTLFVRRQLRLAHPLLQVRLFTSRAFSVSALALFLGMIALGAVLFLLTQWFQYAQGYSPLQAGLRVLPAPLALMVASLLAPALMRTLPIRHVMGTGLVAMAAGLALPWLAQDGDGHLGYPVVATALALIGLGSGVAMTVASVTLMAATPTEHVSGAAAIEETCYELGAALGVASLGSLAGALYRSDLPASVPEAARDSVGEAAYIAQELGGTDGASLLEQVARAFTHGMTPAFALGGVLALAAAAAVWAWIPRGIRPTENAH
- a CDS encoding carbonic anhydrase, whose translation is MQTFIDHARSFGRSAGRSEELAALARGQAPQALFITCSDSRVIPSLITGARPGELFELRTAGSIVPPYAPGRPSAEAATVEYAVDVLGVRDIVVCGHSHCGAVGALVRGDDLTAVPAVREWLAHAADGPGSPGGPGGGDDPAVERAVQHHVLTQVLRLRSYPCVERHEVRLHGWYYEVHTGTVLAHQGGSDMFEAL
- a CDS encoding SulP family inorganic anion transporter gives rise to the protein MAVPREDVGASLVVFLVALPLCVGVAVASGVPAELGLITGIVGGLVTGLLPGSTLQVSGPAAGLTVLVFEAVQAHGLPMLGVIVLAAGLLQLLMGALRLGRWFRATSVAVVEGMLAGIGLVIIAGQLYALSGQQAPASGLGKLAGLPQAAAGALASPQAVASLALGVGTLLILTGWKRLPGRLRAIPAALGAVVLATAASYLLSLPVATVEIQGLLDAVHLPGADTFGGLLSVGVIGTVLAFTLIASAESLFSAAAVDRLHDGPRTRYDQELMAQGAGNTVCGLLGALPMTAVIVRSSANVQAGAKTRASRVLHGIWLLLFAAVLPAALALIPLPALAAVLVHAGWKLLPLRQFVSMWREHRGEALILLATAVSIVAVNMFEGVLIGLALSVVKTAWEASAVKLRVLDPAPGEDDQPDAQAPIRVQLSGNATFLRLPKILDSLEALPPGHPVELDLTRLHHVDHACRVALHNWATGHTAPHDPPVHVKQPVLT